A single window of Dermacentor albipictus isolate Rhodes 1998 colony chromosome 1, USDA_Dalb.pri_finalv2, whole genome shotgun sequence DNA harbors:
- the LOC135911778 gene encoding acanthoscurrin-2-like has protein sequence MNVLVVLATLVACAYAGGYGGYGGGYGGGYGGGYGGGYGGHGYGGGLAFVGGGYGGGYGGGYGGGYGGGHGGGHAVAVPVKTVSYVKKPVVSVGYVTKPVVSYVKQPVATVSHTVQPVVTVSHALVSTGGYGGGYGGYGGGLGGYGGGYGGYGGGYGGGYGGGYGGGYGGGFLGGKGYHG, from the coding sequence GTTGTCCTCGCTACACTTGTCGCGTGTGCCTACGCTGGCGGATACGGTGGCTACGGTGGAGGCTATGGAGGTGGCTACGGTGGTGGCTACGGTGGTGGCTACGGTGGTCACGGTTACGGAGGAGGCCTCGCCTTTGTCGGGGGCGGTTACGGCGGTGGATATGGAGGTGGATATGGAGGTGGATACGGAGGCGGGCATGGCGGTGGCCACGCTGTTGCCGTTCCCGTCAAGACGGTCTCTTACGTGAAGAAACCTGTCGTCAGTGTTGGCTATGTGACCAAACCCGTGGTGAGCTACGTGAAACAGCCCGTAGCCACCGTTTCGCACACAGTCCAGCCTGTGGTGACTGTAAGCCACGCTCTCGTCAGCACTGGAGGCTACGGCGGCGGCTACGGAGGCTACGGCGGAGGTTTAGGCGGCTACGGCGGTGGTTACGGAGGCTACGGCGGTGGCTATGGAGGCGGATACGGCGGAGGCTACGGTGGAGGCTATGGCGGTGGTTTTCTGGGAGGCAAAGGCTACCACGGTTGA
- the LOC135911815 gene encoding alpha-(1,3)-fucosyltransferase C-like — protein sequence MSDDEQETAARSDTTEPTATRRCFTSRCLRRAAIVVLVAAAALGILYVKYVPSTATEPLSYWYHWRERPPSVGFTYPRIFLWTGGDRPPTTKDQLLRECLLTNPQRKQCYVTKDPVYHVVSDAIVIEASRMDPYNLPRRRHPEQVWVYSTVEGEPATPPSWPFRLVSGVFNWTMSRRDDADVVVPYMKWHYRLKDIVMPREPLLEAIDAKTKSVAWFVNKCEEPLRNNTERLQYYPLPLSSENFMIHVNHTFDVFMFSDCGRPLCNSLDQCMQMVAEDFYFVFVLETSPCFHHPTEMIYAAFHYNIVPIYFGKTSLGDSVPPGSVYDTSGEQTAFDIVDKLNIMRDNVDAYLPYLTWKETYEETWESPLCALCDVLYASAANASATTDVLAWWRRRPECDYVIPSPGAPITETKITRYGMSVVPDELADIPGRIRRPPKVRHTTTTQKPEIPNKNAGEYSGHSHDDIL from the coding sequence ATGAGCGACGACGAACAGGAAACCGCCGCCCGTAGCGACACCACCGAGCCCACTGCAACCAGGCGATGCTTTACTTCGCGGTGCCTTCGACGTGCCGCAATCGTGGTgttggtggcggcggcggcattgGGGATCTTGTACGTCAAATACGTTCCGTCCACAGCCACGGAGCCGCTCAGCTACTGGTATCACTGGCGCGAGCGTCCTCCCAGCGTGGGTTTCACGTATCCCCGGATCTTCCTCTGGACCGGGGGTGACAGGCCTCCGACCACGAAAGATCAACTTCTGCGCGAGTGTCTCTTGACCAATCCTCAGCGGAAGCAGTGCTACGTCACGAAGGACCCCGTTTACCACGTCGTCAGCGACGCCATCGTTATCGAAGCATCTCGCATGGACCCTTACAACCTACCGAGGCGCCGGCACCCGGAGCAGGTGTGGGTCTACTCTACTGTAGAGGGAGAACCTGCGACGCCGCCTTCGTGGCCTTTCCGGTTAGTTTCTGGTGTGTTCAACTGGACGATGTCGCGCAGAGACGATGCGGATGTTGTCGTTCCCTACATGAAGTGGCACTATCGCCTTAAAGATATTGTAATGCCTCGCGAACCCCTTCTCGAGGCCATCGATGCGAAAACCAAAAGTGTCGCTTGGTTTGTGAACAAGTGCGAGGAGCCGCTGCGCAATAACACTGAAAGGCTCCAATACTATCCTCTACCCCTTAGCTCGGAAAATTTCATGATACACGTAAATCACACATTCGATGTTTTCATGTTTTCCGATTGTGGTCGCCCGCTCTGCAATTCCCTTGACCAATGTATGCAGATGGTGGCTGAGGACTTCTACTTCGTATTCGTGCTCGAAACCTCCCCCTGTTTTCATCACCCCACGGAGATGATATACGCCGCCTTCCACTACAACATCGTTCCCATCTACTTCGGCAAGACCAGCCTCGGCGACAGCGTACCACCGGGTTCCGTCTACGACACGTCAGGGGAACAGACTGCATTTGATATCGTCGACAAGCTCAACATTATGCGTGACAACGTGGACGCGTATCTGCCGTACTTGACGTGGAAAGAGACATACGAGGAGACGTGGGAAAGTCCGTTGTGCGCGCTTTGCGACGTTTTGTACGCAAGTGCCGCGAATGCCTCTGCCACTACCGACGTTTTGGCATGGTGGCGACGTCGCCCCGAGTGCGATTACGTCATTCCAAGCCCGGGCGCCCCCATAACTGAGACGAAGATTACCCGATACGGGATGTCCGTTGTTCCCGATGAGCTTGCTGACATCCCTGGCCGCATCCGCAGGCCTCCGAAAGTACGCCACACAACTACAACTCAAAAACCTGAAATTCCCAACAAGAACGCAGGGGAGTACTCGGGACACAGCCACGACGACATACTGTAA